One genomic segment of Oncorhynchus kisutch isolate 150728-3 linkage group LG15, Okis_V2, whole genome shotgun sequence includes these proteins:
- the kpna4 gene encoding importin subunit alpha-3, protein MSDNEKLDNQRLKNFKNKGRDLETMRRQRTEVVVELRKNKRDEHLLKRRNVPHEDTCEDSDADGDFRSQNTSLEAIVQNATSDNQGVQLSAVQAARKLLSSDRNPPIDDLIKSGILPILVHCLDRDDNPSLQFEAAWALTNIASGTSEQTQAVVQSNAVPLFLRLLHSPHQNVCEQAVWALGNIIGDGPQCRDYVISLGVVKPLLSFISPSIPITFLRNVTWVMVNLCRHKDPPPPMETIQEILPALCVLIHHTDVNILVDTVWALSYLTDAGNEQIQMVIDSGIVPNLVPLLSHQEVKVQTAALRAVGNIVTGTDEQTQVVLNCDALGHFPSLLTHPKEKINKEAVWFLSNITAGNQQQVQAVIDANLVPMIIHLLDKGDFGTQKEAAWAISNLTISGRKDQVAYLIQQQVIPPFCNLLTVKDAQVVQVVLDGLSNILKMADDEAETIANLIEECGGLEKVEQLQNHENEDIYKLAYEIIDQFFSSDDIDEDSSLVPEAIQGGTYGFNSSTNVPTEGFQF, encoded by the exons ATGTCTGACAACGAGAAACTAGACAACCAGCGACTGAAGAATTTCAAGAACAAGGGTCGCGACTTGGAG ACGATgagaagacagaggacagaggtggtGGTGGAACTCCGCAAG AACAAAAGGGACGAACACCTGCTGAAGAGGCGAAACGTGCCCCACGAGGACACCTGCGAAGACTCTGATGCCGACGGAGACTTCAGATCG CAAAACACTTCTCTTGAAGCAATAGTACAA AATGCCACAAGTGATAACCAGGGAGTTCAGCTGAGTGCCGTGCAGGCTGCAAG GAAGCTGTTGTCTAGTGACCGTAACCCTCCCATAGATGACCTGATCAAGTCAGGCATTCTCCCCATTCTGGTGCACTGTCTGGACAGAGATGACAA TCCATCTCTACAGTTTGAAGCTGCCTGGGCTTTGACCAACATTGCATCAGGAACCTCAGAGCAGACCCAGGCAGTGGTCCAGTCCA ATGCTGTGCCACTGTTCCTGAGGCTGCTGCACTCTCCTCACCAGAATGTGTGTGAGCAGGCGGTCTGGGCCCTGGGAAACATCATAG GCGACGGCCCCCAGTGCAGGGACTATGTGATCAGTCTGGGCGTGGTGAAGCCCCTGCTCTCCTTCATCAGCCCCTCTATCCCCATCACCTTCCTCCGTAACGTCACCTGGGTCATGGTCAACCTCTGCCGCCACAAGGACCCACCGCCACCCATGGAGACCATCCAGGAG ATTCTTCCAGCTCTCTGTGTGCTGATCCACCACACTGATGTTAAT ATCCTGGTGGACACGGTGTGGGCTCTGTCCTACCTGACAGACGCGGGCAACGAGCAGATTCAGATGGTCATCGACTCAGGCATTGTGCCCAACCTAGTGCCCCTGCTTAGCCACCAGGAGGTCAAAGTCCAG aCTGCTGCACTGCGGGCGGTGGGCAACATAGTGACTGGAACAGATGAACAGACCCAGGTGGTGCTCAACTGTGACGCCCTGGGacacttcccctctctccttacaCACCCCAAGGAGAAGATCAATAAG GAGGCAGTGTGGTTCCTGTCCAACATCACAGCAGGCAACCAGCAGCAGGTGCAGGCTGTCATTGATGCCAACCTGGTACCCATGATCATCCACCTTCTGGACAAG GGAGACTTTGGAACACAGAAAGAAGCAGCCTGGGCCATCAGCAATCTGACAATTAGCGGGAGGAAGGACCAG GTGGCATACCTGATCCAGCAGCAGGTGATCCCTCCCTTCTGTAACCTGCTGACAGTGAAGGATGCTCAGGTGGTGCAGGTGGTCCTGGACGGCCTCAGCAACATCCTCAAGATGGCTGACGACGAGGCCGAGACCATCGCCAACCTCATCGAGGAGTGTGGAG GTCTGGAGAAGGTGGAGCAGCTCCAGAATCATGAGAATGAAGACATCTATAAACTGGCCTATGAAATTATTGATCAGTTCTTCTCATCTGATGAT ATTGATGAAGACTCCAGCCTGGTTCCGGAGGCGATCCAGGGGGGAACATACGGCTTCAATTCCTCCACCAACGTGCCAACAGAGGGGTTCCAGTTCTAG